TGCTACCACAAGGTGAGCGTAGTAATACCGCTTCCACTTTGTTAGACCATGCCAGTGCATGTGAGTTCTACATCTGCACCCCAGCCAAGCTTAGCAGCATGAGGTGGAAACCCGGTTCCGGCGGACGAGTTTTGGGGTCAGGAGACTATGATGGGGTGGTCATGGAGTATGACCTCGAGAGAAGAATACCCATTTTTGAGCGGGATGAGCATGGCGGCCGCCGAGTCTGGAGCGTGGACTATTCGCATTGTGATCCTGTTCTAGGGGCATCGGGGTCGGACGACGGAACCATGCAGATGTGGGATCCACGATGCGAAGGTGGGAAATGCGTGGGTACGGTGCAGCCCAGCGTGGGGCGTAGTCCCGTCTGCTGTGTTGAATTCAATCCGGTTATTGGGGCATCAATCGCCGTCGGATGTGCGGACCGGAAGGCTTACGGGTACGACATCCGAAGAATGGTGGATCCGGTTGTGGTGTTTGACGGGCACAGTAAAACCGTAACTTACGTTCGATTTCTGGATGCCCAAATGATCGTCTCAGCCGGGACGGATGGGTGTTTGAAGCTGTGGAATATCAACGACCCCCGTGTGATTCGCACGTACAAGGGACACGTGAACAACCGGAACTTTGTCGGGTTATCAGTGTGGAGGAATGGCGGGTTACTCGGTTGCGGATCGGAGAACAACCAGGTTTTTGTGTACGATTTGAGGTGGGGCGAGCCTATATGGGTGCATGGGTTCGAGCCGGTAAGTAGAGCCGGGCGCGAGTATGGATTCGTTAGTAGCGTGTGTTGGAGGCAGGTTGGGGACGAAAGCTGCACACTCGTGGCAGGGGGATCAGATGGAGCTCTGCAGGTATTTTGTGGGCAAAAGGAAGCCAGTTTTAAGTCT
This is a stretch of genomic DNA from Carya illinoinensis cultivar Pawnee chromosome 3, C.illinoinensisPawnee_v1, whole genome shotgun sequence. It encodes these proteins:
- the LOC122303231 gene encoding WD repeat-containing protein RUP2-like → MKNFSTKFQPRDREEKTSQERKLGEEKESIKDDREEEEEEEEEEEDEETRAICEWEFNLSTTVSSSTAGAVSDTLGVIEFDPSDSFVATGGIARKIRIYSLRSLLPQGERSNTASTLLDHASACEFYICTPAKLSSMRWKPGSGGRVLGSGDYDGVVMEYDLERRIPIFERDEHGGRRVWSVDYSHCDPVLGASGSDDGTMQMWDPRCEGGKCVGTVQPSVGRSPVCCVEFNPVIGASIAVGCADRKAYGYDIRRMVDPVVVFDGHSKTVTYVRFLDAQMIVSAGTDGCLKLWNINDPRVIRTYKGHVNNRNFVGLSVWRNGGLLGCGSENNQVFVYDLRWGEPIWVHGFEPVSRAGREYGFVSSVCWRQVGDESCTLVAGGSDGALQVFCGQKEASFKSVP